A genomic stretch from Carbonactinospora thermoautotrophica includes:
- the fahA gene encoding fumarylacetoacetase, with product MSDTWVDVPDGSHFPIHNLPYGVFSRPGERPRVGVAIGDFVLDLAGVSAAGLLDAPDRGGVRDWFACDALNAFMAAGPRAWRATRERLTELLTDSAYADRVRSHLTPRAEVTLHLPWRVADYVDFYSSQHHAENVGRIFRPDQQPLTPNWKHLPIGYHGRAGTVVCSGTPIVRPCGQRKAPGDPAPTFGPSRRLDIEAEVGFVVGVPSKLGEPVAVERFREHVFGVVLVNDWSARDIQAWEYVPLGPFLGKSFATSVSPWVVPLDALEAARITPPAQDPEPLPYLRGGEGLDLALEIRLNGTVVSRPPFAAMYWTPAQQLAHLTVNGASLRTGDLYASGTVSGPERSQRGSLLELAWNGAEPVKLEDGSTRVFLEDGDTVSISATAPGTGGVRIGFGEVVGTIEPARR from the coding sequence GTGAGCGACACCTGGGTGGACGTGCCGGACGGCTCGCACTTCCCGATCCACAACCTCCCCTACGGGGTGTTCTCCCGGCCCGGGGAGCGTCCCCGGGTCGGTGTCGCGATCGGGGACTTCGTGCTGGACCTGGCCGGCGTGAGCGCGGCCGGGCTGCTCGACGCGCCCGACCGGGGCGGCGTCCGCGACTGGTTCGCGTGCGACGCGCTGAACGCGTTCATGGCGGCCGGCCCCCGGGCGTGGCGCGCCACCCGGGAGCGGCTGACCGAGCTGCTGACCGATTCCGCGTACGCCGACCGGGTGCGCTCGCACCTGACGCCGCGCGCCGAGGTGACCCTGCACCTGCCCTGGCGGGTCGCGGACTACGTGGACTTCTACTCCTCCCAGCACCACGCGGAGAACGTGGGCCGCATCTTCCGCCCCGACCAGCAGCCGCTGACACCGAACTGGAAGCACCTGCCGATCGGCTACCACGGCCGGGCCGGCACGGTGGTGTGCTCGGGCACGCCGATAGTCCGCCCCTGCGGGCAGCGCAAGGCCCCGGGCGACCCCGCGCCCACTTTCGGCCCGTCGCGCCGGCTGGACATCGAGGCCGAGGTCGGCTTCGTGGTCGGCGTGCCGTCGAAGCTGGGCGAACCGGTTGCGGTGGAGCGGTTCCGCGAGCACGTGTTCGGCGTGGTGCTGGTCAACGACTGGAGCGCCCGGGACATCCAGGCGTGGGAGTACGTGCCGCTGGGGCCGTTCCTCGGCAAGTCGTTCGCCACGTCGGTGTCCCCGTGGGTGGTGCCGCTCGACGCGCTGGAGGCGGCCCGGATCACCCCGCCCGCCCAGGACCCCGAGCCGCTGCCGTACCTGCGCGGCGGCGAAGGGCTGGACCTCGCGCTGGAGATCCGGCTCAACGGGACGGTGGTCTCCCGCCCGCCCTTCGCCGCCATGTACTGGACCCCGGCGCAGCAGCTCGCCCACCTGACCGTGAACGGAGCCTCGCTGCGGACCGGCGACCTGTACGCCTCGGGCACCGTCTCCGGCCCGGAGCGGAGCCAGCGCGGCTCGCTGCTCGAGCTGGCCTGGAACGGCGCCGAGCCGGTGAAGCTCGAAGACGGTTCCACGCGGGTGTTCCTGGAGGACGGCGACACGGTCTCGATCAGCGCGACCGCGCCGGGTACCGGCGGGGTGCGCATCGGGTTCGGCGAGGTGGTCGGGACGATCGAGCCCGCCCGCCGCTAG
- the murA gene encoding UDP-N-acetylglucosamine 1-carboxyvinyltransferase has product MTRTDADVLIVHGGLPLQGEVRVRGAKNLVPKAMVAALLGQEPSRIRNVPDIRDVAIVKGLLQLHGVAVQPGEEPGELILDPQNVERANVADIDAHAGSSRIPILFCGPLLHRLGHAFIPDLGGCRIGDRPINFHLDALRQFGAVVEKRPEGLYLEAPQRLRGTKIQLPYPSVGATEQVLLTAVCAEGVTELRNAAVEPEIIDLICVLQKMGAIISVHTDRVIRITGVERLGGYDHRALPDRLEAASWACAALATGGDIYVRGAQQKDMMTFLNVYRTIGGAFQVDDSPEGGIRFWHPGGELKSIALETDVHPGFQTDWQQPLVVALTQAGGLSIVHETVYENRFGFTSALRQMGAVIQLYRECLGGTPCRFGQRNYLHSAAIYGPTKLQGAELVIPDLRGGFSYLIAALAAQGTSTVHGIDLIYRGYENFLDKLKGLGANFELP; this is encoded by the coding sequence ATGACTCGAACTGACGCAGACGTTCTCATCGTCCACGGTGGTCTCCCCCTACAGGGGGAGGTCCGGGTACGCGGCGCCAAGAACCTGGTTCCCAAAGCGATGGTCGCGGCCCTGCTGGGCCAGGAGCCCAGCCGCATCCGCAACGTGCCCGACATCCGGGACGTCGCGATCGTCAAGGGTCTGCTCCAGCTGCACGGGGTGGCCGTCCAGCCCGGCGAGGAGCCCGGCGAGCTGATCCTCGACCCGCAGAACGTCGAACGGGCCAACGTGGCGGACATCGACGCGCACGCCGGGTCGAGCCGCATACCGATCCTGTTCTGCGGGCCGCTGCTGCACCGGCTCGGGCACGCGTTCATCCCGGACCTCGGCGGTTGCCGCATCGGCGACCGGCCGATCAACTTCCACCTGGACGCGCTGCGCCAGTTCGGGGCCGTGGTCGAGAAGCGGCCCGAGGGCCTGTACCTGGAGGCGCCGCAGCGGCTGCGCGGCACCAAGATCCAGCTCCCGTACCCGAGCGTCGGCGCCACCGAGCAGGTGCTGCTCACCGCGGTGTGCGCCGAGGGCGTCACCGAGCTGCGCAACGCCGCGGTCGAGCCGGAGATCATCGACCTGATCTGCGTCCTGCAGAAGATGGGCGCGATCATCAGCGTGCACACCGACCGGGTGATCCGGATCACCGGCGTGGAGCGGCTCGGCGGGTACGACCACCGGGCGCTGCCGGACCGGCTGGAGGCCGCGTCCTGGGCGTGCGCGGCGCTCGCCACCGGCGGGGACATCTACGTCCGGGGCGCGCAGCAGAAGGACATGATGACCTTCCTCAACGTCTACCGGACCATCGGCGGGGCGTTCCAGGTCGACGACTCCCCCGAAGGAGGCATCCGCTTCTGGCACCCGGGCGGCGAGCTGAAGTCGATCGCGCTGGAGACCGACGTCCACCCCGGCTTCCAGACCGACTGGCAGCAGCCGCTGGTGGTCGCGCTCACCCAGGCGGGCGGCCTGTCGATCGTGCACGAGACCGTGTACGAGAACCGGTTCGGCTTCACGTCCGCGCTCCGGCAGATGGGCGCGGTCATCCAGCTGTACCGCGAGTGCCTGGGCGGCACGCCCTGCCGGTTCGGGCAGCGCAACTACCTGCACTCGGCGGCGATCTACGGGCCGACCAAGCTCCAGGGGGCCGAGCTGGTCATCCCGGACCTGCGCGGCGGCTTCTCGTACCTGATCGCGGCGCTGGCCGCCCAGGGCACCTCGACCGTGCACGGGATCGACCTGATCTACCGCGGGTACGAGAACTTCCTGGACAAGCTCAAGGGGCTCGGGGCGAACTTCGAGCTGCCCTGA
- a CDS encoding FAD-binding oxidoreductase: protein MADLITQLRSGLPETAVQTDPDVLESYRYDRAHFCPAGVPAAVVLPQSTEQVQHVLRVASAHRVPVVPQGARSGLSGGANAVDGCIVLSLTKMRRILEINPVDRLCVVEPGVINAELSRAVAEHGLFYPPDPSSWEMCTIGGNIATNSGGLCCVKYGVTAQYVLGLEVVLASGEVLRTGRRTVKGVAGYDLTHLFVGSEGTLGVVTQATLALRPAPKPPLTMAALFPTTRAAGAAVTAIIGSGHVPSLLEIMDNTTIRAVNEVKDLGLPVDAAALLIAQSDADDPAAHIAELARLCRENGADEVVEASNATESHMLLEARRLSLVAFERLGTTLIDDVAVPRSRMVDLMDGVAKIADKHEVMIGVLGHAGDGNMHPTVVFDQHDADAARRAQEAYGEIMELGLRLGGTITGEHGVGILKRPWLLQELSPVSQRVHAAIKRALDPLGILNPGKMLEHA from the coding sequence ATGGCCGACCTGATCACCCAGCTACGCAGCGGCCTTCCCGAGACCGCCGTCCAGACCGATCCGGACGTCCTGGAGAGCTACCGGTACGACAGGGCGCACTTCTGCCCGGCCGGTGTGCCCGCGGCCGTGGTGTTGCCCCAGAGCACCGAGCAGGTGCAGCACGTGCTGCGGGTGGCGTCCGCGCACCGGGTGCCGGTCGTGCCGCAGGGCGCGCGCAGCGGCCTGTCCGGCGGTGCCAACGCGGTCGACGGCTGCATCGTGCTGTCGCTGACCAAGATGCGTCGCATCCTGGAGATCAATCCCGTCGACCGGCTCTGCGTGGTCGAGCCCGGCGTGATCAACGCCGAGCTGTCCCGCGCGGTCGCCGAGCACGGGCTGTTCTACCCGCCCGACCCCTCCAGCTGGGAGATGTGCACGATCGGCGGCAACATCGCCACCAACTCCGGCGGGCTGTGCTGCGTCAAGTACGGCGTCACCGCGCAGTACGTGCTCGGCTTGGAGGTCGTGCTGGCCAGCGGCGAGGTGCTGCGCACCGGCCGGCGCACGGTGAAGGGCGTGGCCGGCTACGACCTGACCCATCTGTTCGTGGGCTCCGAAGGCACGCTCGGCGTGGTCACCCAGGCGACGCTCGCGCTGCGGCCCGCGCCGAAGCCCCCGCTGACCATGGCCGCCCTGTTCCCCACCACGCGAGCGGCGGGCGCGGCGGTCACCGCGATCATCGGCTCCGGGCACGTGCCCTCGCTGCTGGAGATCATGGACAACACCACGATCCGCGCGGTCAACGAGGTCAAGGACCTGGGCCTTCCGGTGGACGCTGCCGCGCTGCTGATCGCCCAGTCCGACGCCGACGACCCGGCCGCGCACATCGCCGAGCTGGCCCGGCTCTGCCGGGAGAACGGGGCCGACGAGGTCGTCGAGGCGTCCAACGCCACCGAGTCACACATGCTGCTGGAGGCCCGCCGGCTCAGCCTCGTCGCGTTCGAGCGCCTCGGCACGACCCTCATCGACGACGTCGCCGTGCCCCGCTCGCGGATGGTCGACCTGATGGACGGGGTGGCGAAGATCGCTGACAAGCACGAGGTGATGATCGGTGTGCTCGGGCACGCCGGGGACGGCAACATGCACCCCACGGTGGTGTTCGACCAGCACGACGCGGACGCGGCCCGGCGCGCCCAGGAGGCGTACGGCGAGATCATGGAGCTCGGCCTGCGGCTCGGCGGCACGATCACCGGCGAGCACGGCGTGGGAATCCTCAAGCGTCCCTGGCTGCTCCAGGAACTGAGCCCGGTCAGCCAGCGCGTGCACGCCGCGATCAAGCGGGCGCTCGATCCCCTGGGCATCCTCAACCCGGGCAAGATGCTCGAACACGCCTGA
- a CDS encoding DUF305 domain-containing protein, whose amino-acid sequence MGWGARRTVAVIALLLLLTGCGGRAAEEPAPAKPAGHNAQDVAFARGLIAHQQRTIEMARLADKHAANPEVRELAEELEISQRREMAVVTGWLESWGESPQPASDDAGGAPGVMSEDDVRTLGEARGTEFDWLFLSMMIEHDLGAVTLARQQVEHGQNADAVALARTIEKSRNEEIAKMQKLLGNS is encoded by the coding sequence ATGGGGTGGGGTGCCCGTCGAACGGTCGCCGTGATAGCGCTGTTGCTGTTGCTCACCGGATGCGGCGGCAGGGCGGCTGAGGAGCCCGCCCCGGCGAAGCCCGCCGGGCACAACGCACAGGACGTCGCGTTCGCCCGCGGCCTGATCGCGCACCAGCAGCGGACGATCGAGATGGCGCGGCTCGCCGACAAGCACGCGGCCAACCCCGAGGTGCGGGAACTGGCCGAGGAACTGGAGATCTCCCAGCGCAGGGAGATGGCCGTCGTCACCGGGTGGCTGGAGTCCTGGGGCGAGTCGCCGCAGCCCGCCAGCGACGACGCCGGTGGCGCCCCCGGGGTGATGTCGGAGGACGACGTCCGGACCCTCGGGGAAGCCCGCGGCACCGAGTTCGACTGGCTGTTCCTCAGCATGATGATCGAGCACGACCTCGGCGCGGTCACCCTGGCCCGGCAGCAGGTCGAGCACGGCCAGAACGCCGACGCCGTGGCGCTGGCCCGGACCATCGAGAAGTCCCGCAACGAAGAAATCGCGAAGATGCAGAAACTGCTGGGGAATTCCTGA
- a CDS encoding L,D-transpeptidase family protein codes for MRKPAHLVISLVTGCIFTGVLSGAASAEEVPGPTATPTPGVSASPTVTSSPSPVSTTSPAPVPTPSPSAVTTPTATATTVRSTAAVTLGGYPRFYRPTRQRGDRDGAAAQMKNIRELQYRLRWSGVYTGPVTGYFGPLTEDGVKAFQRKYLLPVTGKADLRTWQTLISKTTKRLSAVPSVCKRSGFHTCYDRSTHQLFAYENGVLWNVWLVRGGDKSAQTDLGTFTVFARYAYKTSSIYGSPMYYFQKYNGGEGIHGSQTMLDPFVGHSYGCVNMYVPDAKVLWDMSANKRHIVTVYGAWS; via the coding sequence ATGCGCAAACCAGCGCACCTGGTGATCAGCCTGGTCACCGGTTGCATCTTCACCGGAGTGCTGTCCGGGGCCGCTTCGGCGGAAGAGGTCCCGGGACCCACGGCCACCCCGACGCCCGGCGTGTCGGCGTCCCCGACGGTCACGAGCTCACCTTCGCCCGTCTCGACCACGTCGCCGGCTCCGGTGCCCACCCCGTCGCCGTCGGCCGTCACGACGCCGACGGCGACGGCGACCACGGTCCGGTCGACCGCCGCGGTGACGCTCGGCGGCTACCCGCGCTTCTACCGCCCCACCCGCCAGCGTGGGGACCGGGACGGCGCGGCCGCCCAGATGAAGAACATCCGCGAACTGCAGTACCGGCTGCGCTGGAGCGGGGTCTACACCGGCCCGGTGACCGGGTACTTCGGCCCGCTGACCGAGGACGGGGTGAAGGCCTTCCAGCGGAAGTACCTCCTGCCGGTCACCGGCAAGGCCGACCTGCGGACGTGGCAGACGCTGATCAGCAAGACCACCAAGCGGCTGTCGGCCGTTCCCTCGGTCTGCAAGCGAAGCGGCTTCCACACCTGCTACGACCGGTCCACCCACCAGCTGTTCGCCTACGAGAACGGCGTCCTGTGGAACGTCTGGCTGGTGCGGGGCGGCGACAAGAGCGCGCAGACGGATCTGGGGACCTTCACCGTCTTCGCGCGCTACGCCTACAAGACGTCCAGCATCTACGGCTCGCCGATGTACTACTTCCAGAAGTACAACGGCGGGGAGGGCATCCACGGATCCCAGACCATGCTCGACCCGTTCGTCGGGCACTCCTACGGGTGCGTGAACATGTACGTGCCCGACGCCAAGGTGCTGTGGGACATGTCGGCCAACAAGCGCCACATCGTCACCGTCTACGGCGCTTGGTCCTGA
- the hppD gene encoding 4-hydroxyphenylpyruvate dioxygenase has protein sequence MADKNTEPNIDARERDVSEDPFPVLGMDHVHFWVGNAKQAAHYYSTAFGMTCVAYRGPETGSRDYASYVLTSGAVRFVFTAEVHAGTEVGRHVARHGDGVVDLALEVPDVHRAYQHALKQGARGLEEPHVVEDEHGKVVRAAIATYGETRHTLIDRAHYSGPFLPGYVPCQPIVDRTPLIEAGLQPKRFFQAIDHCVGNVELGKMDEWVEFYQRVMGFTNMAEFIGDDIATEYSALMSKVVADGARKVKFPLNEPAIAKRKSQIEEYLEFYGGPGVQHVALATNDIVASVKAMRAAGVEFLDTPDAYYDDLELRERIGEVRVPIEVLKEHRILVDRDEDGYLLQIFTKPVQDRPTVFFELIERHGSMGFGKGNFKALFEAIEREQARRGNL, from the coding sequence ATGGCTGACAAGAACACCGAACCGAACATCGACGCCCGGGAGCGCGACGTCAGCGAGGACCCCTTCCCGGTCCTGGGCATGGACCACGTCCACTTCTGGGTCGGCAACGCCAAGCAGGCCGCGCACTACTACTCGACCGCGTTCGGCATGACCTGTGTGGCGTACCGCGGGCCCGAGACCGGCAGCCGCGACTACGCCTCCTATGTGCTGACCTCCGGCGCGGTCCGGTTCGTGTTCACCGCCGAGGTGCACGCCGGCACCGAGGTCGGCCGGCACGTGGCCCGGCACGGCGACGGCGTGGTCGACCTGGCCCTGGAGGTGCCGGACGTCCACCGCGCGTACCAGCACGCGCTGAAGCAGGGCGCGCGGGGCCTGGAGGAGCCGCACGTCGTGGAGGACGAGCACGGCAAGGTGGTCCGGGCCGCGATCGCGACCTACGGGGAGACCCGGCACACCCTGATCGACCGCGCCCACTACAGCGGCCCGTTCCTACCCGGGTACGTCCCCTGCCAGCCGATCGTGGACCGCACGCCGCTGATCGAGGCCGGGCTCCAGCCCAAGCGGTTCTTCCAGGCCATCGACCACTGCGTGGGCAACGTCGAGCTCGGCAAGATGGACGAATGGGTGGAGTTCTACCAGCGGGTCATGGGCTTCACCAACATGGCCGAGTTCATCGGCGACGACATCGCCACCGAGTACTCGGCGCTGATGTCGAAGGTGGTGGCCGACGGCGCCCGCAAGGTGAAGTTCCCGCTCAACGAGCCGGCCATCGCCAAGCGCAAGAGCCAGATCGAGGAGTACCTGGAGTTCTACGGCGGCCCCGGCGTGCAGCACGTGGCGCTCGCCACCAACGACATCGTCGCCAGCGTCAAGGCGATGCGCGCGGCCGGCGTGGAGTTCCTGGACACCCCGGACGCGTACTACGACGACCTCGAGCTGCGGGAGCGCATCGGTGAGGTGCGCGTGCCGATCGAGGTGCTCAAGGAGCACAGGATCCTGGTCGACCGGGACGAGGACGGCTACCTGCTGCAGATCTTCACCAAGCCGGTGCAGGACCGGCCGACCGTCTTCTTCGAGCTGATCGAGCGGCACGGCTCGATGGGCTTCGGCAAGGGCAACTTCAAGGCCCTGTTCGAGGCGATCGAGCGCGAGCAAGCCCGGCGCGGCAACCTCTAA
- a CDS encoding Lrp/AsnC family transcriptional regulator, with the protein MRDLDALDRRLIELLSREPRIGVLECSRRLGVARGTVQARLDRLQARGVIRGFGPDIDPAALGYTVTAFATLEIRQGRGRDVRAHLTRIPEVLEMHTITGAGDMLCRIVARSNSDLQRVIDRVVDFDGIVRTSTVIALENPIPYRVLPLVTQDGKGPATPRDAAGPRGEG; encoded by the coding sequence GTGCGTGACCTGGATGCGCTGGACCGCCGGCTGATCGAACTGTTGAGCCGCGAGCCGCGGATCGGGGTGCTGGAGTGCTCCCGCCGCCTCGGCGTCGCGCGCGGCACCGTGCAGGCGCGCCTGGACCGGCTCCAGGCACGCGGCGTGATCCGGGGCTTCGGCCCGGACATCGACCCGGCCGCGCTGGGTTACACGGTCACCGCGTTCGCCACGCTGGAGATCCGGCAAGGACGCGGCCGGGACGTGCGGGCGCATCTGACGCGGATCCCCGAGGTGCTGGAGATGCACACGATCACCGGCGCCGGCGACATGCTGTGCCGCATCGTGGCCCGGTCCAACTCCGACCTGCAGCGGGTGATCGACCGGGTCGTCGACTTCGACGGGATCGTCCGCACCTCGACCGTCATCGCCCTGGAGAACCCCATCCCGTACCGGGTGCTGCCGCTGGTCACCCAGGACGGGAAGGGCCCGGCCACGCCCCGCGACGCGGCCGGCCCCCGGGGGGAGGGGTGA
- a CDS encoding sulfite exporter TauE/SafE family protein — protein MSVTVGAQSRSTFTAIGSSIEPVLVPVPLLILAGVLSLFVGVRERASPHDQGVGWSLLGRLPGTLAGAYAVAVLSERELAVVFGVIILVGVLLSAVGWAPHPTAPTLFTTGVASGLMGTATSVGGPPIALVYQRTPGPRVRATLSAYFVAGTAISVGTLAVFGQVRTGQLVASCCLRCSASRCPARRVLDRGYLRPAVLSVSGVSALVLIVKTLV, from the coding sequence GTGAGCGTTACCGTCGGCGCGCAGTCACGCTCCACGTTCACGGCGATCGGCTCGTCGATCGAGCCGGTTCTCGTCCCGGTGCCCCTGCTGATCCTGGCCGGCGTGCTCAGCCTGTTCGTCGGCGTGCGGGAGCGGGCCTCCCCGCACGACCAGGGTGTCGGCTGGAGCCTGCTCGGCCGGCTGCCCGGCACGCTGGCCGGCGCGTACGCCGTGGCCGTGCTGTCCGAGCGGGAGCTCGCCGTCGTGTTCGGCGTGATCATCCTCGTCGGCGTGCTGCTCAGCGCCGTCGGGTGGGCGCCGCACCCGACCGCGCCCACCCTCTTCACCACCGGCGTCGCCTCCGGTCTCATGGGCACCGCCACCTCGGTGGGCGGGCCGCCGATCGCGCTCGTGTACCAGCGGACGCCCGGGCCGCGGGTCCGCGCCACGCTCTCGGCGTACTTCGTCGCGGGCACCGCGATCTCGGTCGGCACGCTCGCCGTGTTCGGCCAGGTCCGCACCGGGCAGCTGGTCGCGAGCTGCTGCCTCCGCTGTTCGGCTTCGCGCTGTCCGGCCCGGCGGGTCCTGGACCGCGGCTACCTGCGCCCCGCCGTGCTCTCCGTGTCCGGCGTCTCGGCGCTCGTGCTCATCGTCAAGACCCTGGTGTAG
- a CDS encoding ATP-binding protein: MAVVRWHVTYYCIWRGLHRRYLLDDVQVVVTELFTNAVRHAEHRGQPITVVLDPRNGALRVEVHDPDPTLPTPNLDIDLDATCGRGLLLVETLAHRWGAVPLPDGGKVVFAEIEPCSRQAG, encoded by the coding sequence GTGGCAGTAGTGCGCTGGCACGTCACGTACTACTGCATTTGGCGAGGGCTCCACCGCCGGTACCTGCTCGACGATGTGCAGGTGGTGGTGACCGAGCTATTCACCAACGCCGTCCGGCACGCCGAACATCGAGGCCAGCCAATAACAGTGGTCCTGGACCCACGGAACGGTGCACTGCGGGTGGAAGTCCACGACCCTGACCCGACGCTGCCCACCCCGAACCTCGACATCGACCTGGACGCCACGTGCGGGCGTGGCCTGCTGCTGGTGGAAACACTGGCTCACCGGTGGGGGGCAGTGCCCTTACCGGACGGAGGCAAGGTCGTGTTCGCCGAGATCGAACCTTGTTCACGACAAGCCGGGTAA
- a CDS encoding DUF5999 family protein, translating into MVNRCHHQPPCPPADAPDREAAHTIVFHPEQGWSLLCNGVVLFEDTGELLPDGTAVPPSRQREKVRT; encoded by the coding sequence ATGGTCAACAGGTGCCATCACCAACCTCCTTGTCCGCCCGCGGACGCCCCGGACCGGGAAGCCGCGCACACGATTGTGTTCCACCCCGAGCAGGGCTGGAGCCTGCTCTGCAACGGCGTAGTGCTCTTCGAGGACACCGGCGAACTGCTCCCTGACGGAACGGCTGTTCCTCCGAGCCGGCAGCGCGAGAAGGTACGAACGTAA
- a CDS encoding IS630 family transposase, with the protein MRLRRAMVVLASAQGWPVPQIARLAQTSQRYVRGVIHDFNEVGFAALDPKWSGGRPRTISEAARAEICLIARCCPRDVGLPFGAWSLSKLREYLIDRGVVASISRETIRIILRGAGISWQATKTWKASTDPDFASKMRRVLALYDHPPEGGRVVCVDEFGPLNLRPRPGRGWYPAGRPARIRATYTRTLGVRHMLAALDLATGKIFYRIRDRKRWREFLAFLKVLRRRWPTERLYVVVDNFAPHRHPKVREWAVDHDVELVFLPTYASWLNWIEPEFTGVRYFALNGSDFTSHDQQNAAIAAYLRWRNQHAEPKRDFAVSSKIRQPDYVINVA; encoded by the coding sequence GTGAGGCTGCGGCGGGCGATGGTGGTGCTGGCCAGTGCGCAGGGTTGGCCGGTGCCGCAGATCGCGCGGCTGGCACAGACGTCGCAGCGGTATGTGCGGGGTGTGATCCACGATTTCAACGAGGTCGGGTTCGCCGCGCTGGACCCAAAATGGAGCGGGGGCAGGCCGAGGACGATTTCTGAGGCGGCCCGCGCTGAGATCTGCCTGATCGCCCGGTGCTGCCCCCGCGACGTGGGTTTGCCGTTCGGCGCCTGGAGCCTGAGCAAGCTGCGCGAGTACCTGATCGACCGGGGCGTGGTGGCCTCGATCAGCCGCGAGACGATCCGGATCATCCTGCGTGGGGCGGGGATCAGCTGGCAGGCGACCAAGACATGGAAGGCCTCGACCGATCCGGACTTCGCATCGAAGATGCGCCGGGTGCTTGCCCTGTACGATCATCCGCCCGAGGGCGGCCGGGTGGTCTGCGTCGATGAGTTCGGGCCGCTGAACCTGCGGCCGCGTCCTGGCCGGGGCTGGTACCCGGCTGGGCGTCCCGCCCGGATCCGCGCCACCTACACCCGCACCCTGGGGGTGCGGCACATGCTTGCCGCGCTGGACCTGGCCACCGGCAAGATTTTCTACCGGATCCGCGACCGGAAACGCTGGCGGGAGTTCCTCGCGTTCTTGAAGGTGCTGCGCCGCCGCTGGCCAACCGAACGGCTCTACGTGGTCGTGGACAACTTCGCCCCGCACCGGCACCCGAAGGTGCGCGAGTGGGCCGTTGACCACGACGTGGAGCTGGTGTTCCTGCCGACCTACGCGTCCTGGCTGAACTGGATCGAGCCCGAGTTCACCGGCGTGCGCTACTTCGCGTTGAACGGTTCGGACTTCACCAGCCACGACCAGCAGAACGCCGCCATCGCCGCCTACCTCCGCTGGCGCAACCAGCACGCCGAACCCAAACGCGACTTCGCTGTCAGCTCCAAGATCCGCCAACCCGATTACGTGATCAACGTTGCTTGA
- a CDS encoding putative ATP-grasp-modified RiPP — protein sequence MTQTTRFFDHAGQPVEMPKHGTSTGTKPPTGTGGPDGNGPSTDTDYGSDNDQ from the coding sequence GTGACGCAAACTACCCGTTTCTTCGACCACGCGGGTCAGCCGGTGGAGATGCCCAAGCACGGCACTAGCACCGGTACGAAGCCGCCGACAGGCACCGGTGGCCCGGATGGCAACGGGCCCAGCACCGACACCGACTACGGATCCGATAACGACCAATGA
- the tgmB gene encoding ATP-grasp ribosomal peptide maturase, which produces MTSVDSRSVLVITSLEDPTADLVIAELYSRSVPVTRFDSGDFPAMLAVAARVGGGRGWHGWLETPSRVVDLTAVRAVYYRRPSGFCFPHLDPQDARFAVAQARYGLGGVLASLPGCLYVNHPHRIADAEFKPAQLAVAVEVGFTVPATLITSDPDAAREFVKEHGPVVYKPLAVPAYEIDGIPCTIHVAEVATDELDEGVAGTAHLFQARVDKTADVRVTVVGERVFCVRIDSADGLLDWRTDYDQLTYTVVDPPDGIRRALRAFVGRFGLVYGAFDFALTGDGEWVFLECNPSGQYAWLEPYTGLPLTAAIADLLTRGMR; this is translated from the coding sequence ATGACCAGCGTGGATTCTCGGTCGGTGCTGGTTATCACCAGCCTGGAGGACCCGACCGCCGATCTGGTTATCGCTGAACTGTATAGCCGGAGCGTGCCAGTGACGCGGTTCGACTCCGGTGATTTCCCCGCCATGCTTGCGGTGGCTGCCCGTGTCGGAGGAGGACGCGGCTGGCATGGGTGGTTGGAGACCCCGAGTCGGGTCGTGGACCTGACGGCGGTGCGCGCGGTGTACTACCGGCGCCCATCGGGGTTCTGCTTCCCACACCTGGATCCTCAAGACGCGCGGTTCGCCGTCGCGCAGGCCCGGTACGGGCTCGGCGGGGTGCTCGCCTCGCTGCCCGGCTGCCTGTACGTGAACCACCCGCATCGCATCGCGGACGCGGAGTTCAAGCCGGCGCAGCTCGCTGTGGCGGTGGAGGTGGGGTTCACTGTGCCGGCTACGCTAATCACCAGCGATCCAGACGCGGCCCGAGAGTTCGTCAAAGAGCACGGTCCTGTGGTGTACAAGCCACTGGCCGTACCCGCCTATGAAATAGATGGAATCCCCTGCACCATCCATGTAGCCGAGGTCGCTACGGATGAGCTGGATGAGGGTGTTGCTGGGACAGCGCACTTGTTCCAGGCCCGGGTGGACAAGACCGCGGACGTGCGCGTGACCGTGGTCGGGGAGCGCGTGTTCTGCGTGCGCATCGACAGCGCTGATGGCCTGCTGGACTGGCGTACCGACTACGACCAGCTCACCTACACCGTGGTGGATCCGCCGGACGGGATCAGGCGAGCGCTGCGCGCTTTCGTGGGCAGGTTCGGGTTGGTGTACGGAGCGTTCGACTTTGCCCTGACCGGCGATGGGGAGTGGGTGTTCTTAGAGTGCAACCCGTCCGGCCAGTACGCGTGGCTAGAACCGTATACCGGCCTGCCTCTGACCGCGGCTATCGCCGACCTGCTGACACGAGGGATGAGATGA